A single Symbiobacterium thermophilum IAM 14863 DNA region contains:
- a CDS encoding response regulator transcription factor translates to MGIQEAEKTSVAVYSLERIWGAHLSQRELEVGRLLVSGRSTQEIAAALFISENTVKTHLRNLYRKTRTRSRVELYRALMEAASAPARIGTVAEDLPAEFQRIFADLHQDQAEGMNATVVLLHLEFFQSGLATRVPGTILTDLLATSIRSRDHLLPWRDDLYLLLLPGSDRTAAVEVADRLVRKVQRWAQRKRLMMRAAVGAAAIAEGAGTAPSVVQLAVQRLRHVDYID, encoded by the coding sequence ATGGGCATCCAGGAGGCCGAGAAGACATCTGTGGCCGTCTACTCCCTGGAGCGGATCTGGGGCGCGCACCTCAGCCAGCGGGAACTGGAGGTCGGCCGTCTGCTGGTTTCCGGGCGCTCCACCCAGGAGATTGCGGCCGCGCTCTTTATCTCCGAGAACACGGTCAAGACGCACCTGCGCAACCTCTACCGCAAGACCAGAACGCGCAGCCGGGTGGAGCTGTACCGGGCGCTGATGGAGGCCGCCAGCGCGCCCGCGCGGATCGGAACGGTGGCAGAGGACCTGCCGGCCGAGTTCCAGCGGATTTTCGCCGACCTGCATCAGGACCAGGCTGAGGGCATGAACGCCACCGTGGTCCTCCTCCACCTGGAGTTCTTCCAGTCCGGCCTGGCGACGAGGGTGCCCGGCACCATCCTCACCGACCTGCTGGCCACGTCCATCCGCAGCCGTGACCATCTCCTGCCCTGGCGGGATGACCTCTACCTGCTGCTTCTGCCCGGGAGCGACCGGACCGCGGCCGTCGAGGTGGCCGACCGGCTGGTCCGCAAGGTGCAGCGGTGGGCCCAGCGGAAACGGCTGATGATGAGGGCCGCAGTGGGCGCCGCAGCCATCGCCGAGGGGGCGGGGACGGCCCCTTCCGTCGTGCAACTCGCCGTTCAACGCCTCAGACACGTCGATTACATTGATTAG